In Rhopalosiphum padi isolate XX-2018 chromosome 3, ASM2088224v1, whole genome shotgun sequence, the genomic stretch agtattcattaaatttattttgtttctacctacattatattttatcagattGCTGTACACACATTTAAACAAAtggtatacaatacataatctTATCTATTACCAATAATGatttgttatttcattatttttattaaacttatttataaatatatttttattttgccaaTACCGCAAAGGagtacattaataattactaagtacaaataaaataatatgttgtacacTCTTGTTATTGTTTCAGTCTTATTTTTAAGttggttatatataaataaaaatttttatttctaattttttttaattgacatatttttgttttaacttgTCAAGCTATtgacacattattttattgaaataatatagtaggtagataataaacacttattaagaattcattaaataattcttaGAAGACAACtagtatttcattatatgaaattaaaattaaataaataaataactttcttTCAGTTAGTGATTAAtaccttaatttttaattctgctGATAAAATTGTACTCAACTTACCATGGCCTTGTTAacctacaattttttaataaaaacgtaattgctctaaataaaataaaaaaattttttactttgccttgaaatgtaaaatttgctgaatacttaaaaatacataattatatactgaatcttatcaatttttaagtatGGTTGACATTCAGTCCTTTTactcttaatttttgtttatttctttttattgctcttaatttgaaaaaagttaCTTGGAGAAATGTTAATTTCGCTTGTTaagcaaaaacaaaatttatatgtatttataaatacagcttttaaataaataatttataatatgaaacttttatagtttatggtaaataatagaaatttgtggatattagttaattttggTGTTTGAATTAGGTAGATTATTCaagtaatttttacattttttttaagtcatttttcaTGACTTACCTAAAATGTCGTCTTAtctattaacttacaattttttttaggtcatttttaattttttgtatacacaacatttttataagagcaattatttttaatacttttaatatttttacacttatattattttaaatatgattcatacagtaaaatttgtttgttaatattataatattaagttaaatattaattaaattaaatgtgcagtaactattaaataattattatttgtattaatgtaaaattttatttttagttaaaatctgATAATTTGGTTCTGtgttatttatatcaaattgttTGACCCTTGATACCAACTTTGAAACCTATCCAAcctgtgaattatttttatttgtatagtcATTTAAGCCCTAATTTTTGCcagtattttcaaaaacaaatttgaaaacattttttaaatgaatattactaatttaattaaaatatgacatggtggttacttatattttgggatccatatgttttttttttttaatagataaaatataattagtgtttgaaaatttcatgtattaaaataaactttcaaTGTGCTGAGATGGTTgtgaaaatatagtataatttcttaaaaaattgttgTGTAACCCTTTGATGAAAATACAAGTATCAATTTgagattttacattatattggataaaatattaatatcatttacactctttaatatttaaaaagttatcaaACATCACTAAACAAGTTGTAAGTTTTTCGCCATCTTTCCCATAATCAAATAAGGTGGGAAAGTTCATGCTGTTTGTGTCTTATGTGGTGATGGATAATAGATATGAGTAGTGGTACTTTGTTATGCTAATACTTGTGACTTCTATGGACCTATTCTAATCAGTGCTGGAACTAGGATATTTGACTGACGCACAGGGCTAGTAAAAATTTAGTTCCCTCAGGATGATTTCAGCgcactatttgttttctctctcacccacgcgcaacatgagtaaaaattgtttataattgttcaaaactcataactcgctttaaaattaaaatataatagaacaaATTTGACATATAGTTAAAAACGATTTCTAAAtcagacaaaaaaaattataatttaaattcctaattaatatgcaatattaaagtaaaaaattaaaacatagaatatacttatacattttcaatatatcaaggccttttaatttttcataaatttaagaGGGTCCTCACCTGGTACAATATAActggattataataaatattgaagtacTTAAAATGTcttcatatatattaaaatattatctaaataaataattattgttcatcacttaatatgtattaattaggtttgttcaattttgatttaaatttcacACATCAAAGATAAGATTGCAGTTGCACTTTCCTTGATATTAGCTAGAAATTTGATAGAATTACAGTGAAATGTATTActttcaaattgaaaaaaaaatccttccagtcattatttttattatttaaatcttactTAAAGAATCTTCACttttaaattgatttgaaaTGTGTTTTAGAAATCAGAAATTTTTGCTGGTGTTCCAGGATTGAATTTTTTGTCTCTTTCTGATTAGTCTGTCTCATAAATACCAAATACCATTGTTTCTGATTACACAGATGACAGCATGCTATCAATTCTGTAGTTAAAAACTTTACTGTCACTTTGACTCATCTCAACTTTGATGTCTGAATGGTACACAAACTGGCACATTAAACATAATCCAAATAAACCATAACATAACGTACATAACACATCACTTTTTTGctcttttatatattaatattccttTCCCAACATCTAACACAGTTTAGTACTTATTAATCAGCTTGAATAAACATCTAACTTGAAATAACCATACCTGCATCAAGAGACTTTCCTTTAATTTCTGTATCTGTGTATCGCTTACCTTACTCACTAACAATTAATACTCcaaatcaaaagttaaaattcttaataataagtaaaaaacattaattaaaccaCTATGACCTTCAGTTTTGTAACTGATGGCATTCACAATGGCTAaaaattatgacaaaaaaatgGCATAATactaacaaaatttaaacagtCCTAGACTAGGACTGTTAATACTTAGGAAGTTAATGTATGTCCCTCACTGAGCCAGCTGCATGTTTTTATAGAAGTTTTCACAATTGTCTTCAAACCATGTATTTAAAAACCTTAAGCATTGTGTGAAAAGGAACTGACACTTTGACTTGTAGAATAGAAAGTATATAACTAAACCCAGTCAAGTGTTGTAATGGGTAACTTCTTGTACAAAAAATGCATCAATTTACTCTGTTATCACATATACTTATTGTGCTAAAGAGTACAAATTATGAACttgatgtaaaaaataatatattcacaatATGTCATAACTAAATttcttcatgttttttttttaaatttagaattacaATGTCTGACGGCGGTTGGGATGATGAGTCGGGTTCTTCGAACCAAAGAGGCCGTGGTCGTGGTGGTAGCCGAGGAGGTAGAGGAAGAGGAAGCTTTAATCGAAATAACGATTTTGACTCTCAAGGTGAAGATAGTTGGGGAAATGGTGGTGCTGGTGGTGGTGATGATTGGCCTGGTGATAACGATGGTGATCGGGATGGTGGATCACGTGGCCGTGGACGTGGTAGAGGAAGAGGAGGTAGAGGAGGAAGCAGAATGGATAGAAATAATGGTGACGAGGAAGGTGGTGTATTTGGTGATGACCAACAACCACCAGTTTCTGATAAACCTAGACCAACATATGTACCTCCAGAAATTGATGAAAATGATGAATATGGAATTGGTGTTGGAAGCAATTtcgataaatatgaaaatattcaaGTAAAAGTTAGTGGTGATTCTGTCCCCAAGCATATTGAATCCTTTAAGAGTTCAGGTTTGCGTGAAGTATTAATAGAAAAGTTGGTCAAATGCAATTATTCAACACCTACGCCAATTCAGAAATATGCTATTCCTGTTATCATTAGTGGACGAGACATGATGGCTACTGCCCAAACTGGTTCTGGTAAAACTGTAAGTATTGTTATACTTGACTAACTAAATGTcgaataatgaattaataaacaatactttATAGGCCGCATTTGTTTTGCCAATTGTGCATACTTTGCTCTCTAACCCACAAGATTTAGTTTTTGATCGGGATTACTGTGAACCTCAATGTGTTATTATGTCACCAACTAGAGAGTTAGCTATACAAATTCGTGATGTAGTATTTAAATTGACGCAAGGAACTTGTATTAGACAATCGATTCTCTATGGTGGAACTGCAACAGGATATCAGAGGAATACACTTGCTGTAAatctttattcaaatttatattcaatacttgaagttaatattttatacatgattgAATTTATAGAACGGTATCCATATATTAGTTGCAACACCTGGACGTTTGAATGATTTTGTGGGTCGAGGATATGTATCATTTAAATCTTTAAGGTTCTTTGTGTTAGATGAAGCTGATAGAATGTTGGATATGGGTTTCAAACCGGATATTGAGAAAATATTGAACCACGAAACAATGGTGGATAttgtaagttaaaattattataagggttttaaaaatcaattaatttactttgataatgaatatttataaataatatattttgtatacaaatgtacatttttattaatttgtagcaTACCAGACAAACACTTTTATTTTCTGCCACTTTGGCAGATGATATTCAAATGTTATCTAAAGCTTATTTAAAGCCAAACTATGTGTTTGTCGCGGTGGGTGAAATTGGAGGTGCTTGTAAAGATGTTAAACAAGAAATAAGAGAGGTCTCCAAGTTCGAAAAAAAGAAAGAACTAATTAAAGTTTTGGAATCTTTaggttgttattaatttatttaatttgtttctgAATTATTTGCGTGTTCTGAttgtgtatattgttattatgtttagaGGATTGTCAAGGAACGATGGTTTTCGTAGAACAGAAAAGAAATGCCGACTTCATTGCTgcatttttaagtgaaaaagaTTATCCTACTACTAGTATTCACGGTGATCGTGAACAACCAGAGAGAGAACAAGCATTaagagattttaaaaataataaaatgaaaatattggtTGCTACTGCAGTTGCTGCTAGAGGCCTAGGTTtgtaaattctgattttttttattattaattttgttaatttattattaattttttttcagatataaAAGGTGttaattgtgttataaattttgatatgcCCAGTTCTATTGATGAATATGTGCATCGAATTGGCCGAACAGGAAGATTGGGGAATTCTGGTAGAGCTGTTTCATTTTATGACAGTAGCAGTGACAATAACTTATCTTCAGACCTTGTTAGGATTCTAAAACAGGTTATgtcaacttataaaatatttttttattcttttgtaTTCTAACAAATGTTGGTTTTTAGGCTGATCAGGAAGTACCATCATTTTTAGATGGGGGAGGTTCCTATGGTGGAAATTCTTATGGTGGAAGTAGCAATGCTTGCAACGATGTCAGACAGACTTCGGTAATTATATTTTGgcctttattaataattatgtaattatgcaattatttaaattttgttaacagcaacctgctgctgctgctgctgctgacgATGAATGGTGAATTGGATTaattgattgtattattatttatttaacttactcGAAATATGGACtgattaaattaagttatttgactattttaaggtccataattattaaatttttgtacaccttaaattggttttataatcCTTTACCTTCTgttcttaaaatgttataaacattatcttgttgtttatgttaaaatgtttaaattaaattataactaacttattttgaaatacatagaacagttaaaataatactgACTTATGGTTTTATTCttgatgatattatttagataaatacctGTTTTTGTTATCTGTTTTACAGATAACAAAAATTCTTgtctttaaatttgtattcagtAGAATCAATTTTACTACTAGAGTGAATTTTTACTTATCTAAAGGTAAAAACATGTGTGCTCaagtgtttgttttttttttcaaattttttagttaataattggtAGGAAAATTAATTGCATTCAACAAATGTACTGCCCAACTAAGATTGTTTCCATTAGTCATTTTAAATCTATGCTATGGTTGCAGAAATACAAACAATCAAATACTTTTGAAATATGGATTATTTTCTTGCTGTCTGAAACAATTTTGCAATTGgtatatataatggttttaaatatattaatattttactatgagtaataatatattccctATTACAAAACTgaacttatattatatgcaactattttttatttttacaaaatatgtataacaataatccCTTGgccaatttatattaatatttaaatttaataaataaacactactattgtaattttaatacttgCATGGTTTAGTGCATCGTGATTGTAACATGTGGTTGCTGCAGTTGCTTACTTTTCCTACACGGGCATATCTGTCGATTTTATATCGATTCCGCCGGCTATACTGTTTATCTCCTCCGccccttatatatatattttaaaatatttagtcctacataatatagctactaaatataaattaataaaatgtattaaatgataaatgataattattcaaaactaaaatgtatattttaattaatgtctgtgaatattttataaaatgtagtctaaaaaaatttgtataaaataatttaacttcgctaattaaatatttttataacaaaaagttttctaaaaattagaataacaaatgaaaattataatttattttaatccgtGCGTATTGGTGTAACGAACAACGTATATTACGCTACttgtcaaataatataatatgtcaattacGATTCTGAGTATTCTGACTGAAATCTTATCTACGTTGCACatacatgtgttgtctctgtcttacagtTACATTCGTACCTACgtacgacatagtaaattttttttcaccagtttcaatagtgtgcttttagttttaatatattagagtGATCTATTGGCTATTATCAAGCTTATGACTATATTGTTATATGagtatttataaaagaaatgtAACTGGTTAGTATATCTTTCGATTCCACCTCGTTGACAATTATTGTGCGCTGttctatttctatttaaaaatatgagtttAATTTTGAGTGaggttatgattaaaaaaaaaataaaacattgatttttataaacgattttaaattttgttttcataaactATTGAAAACTGATACACAACGTTGgaagtttttcaaaaaaacatgTAAGGAATATGCTAAATTAAAGgataaaaacgaaatattaaaCAGACAAAAATTAGCAATTTTTTAAAAGGAAAGGCAATAGACAATCTCTATGATGAGTCCTAAAAACTCATTCATAGGGAATTGTCAAATGACGTATCGACATTGACCAATTATGACATAATACCCAACTTTAATTCGCAAAAATATGCACCACGCGCGAGCATCTGTAATTTCGGACGCAATTCGTTTGCTACGTATTTTACTTACTAGTTACTTGGTTTTTTAGagtatatatgttacggtagAGGTAGAAAAATTTGGTCATTGACTCATTGTAAATACTGACCGGGCATTGTTTAAAATGCCAAGACTGGTGGCTGGTGTGATCATTTTGTATAACACTTCGGtactaaatgtataaatttaatttggtgCTACGAGTTACCTATTACTTGTAGCATTTGCATATTGGTTTTGCACAATCACAAAAATAGTTAAGTATGAAACAGATACGTTTCATGCTTTCATAAAgctagttttgaaatttttttatgcatataaatgtatattttacacttatacatatacaccatttaataaataacttataatttacatCTAATATATACCTGGCTTTATTGAATGCATggaaaaattttcataaaatacaattgatatAACTTAAACGACTATCccatataaatctataatctattattaagccataatattttaattcattaacttTTCCAAATTTCACACATTTTGGatcacttttatttaaattaggatTACACTTTAGAGAATATACAATCAAATTATGCCcatgtaaaacataattaacagatgaattaaaacaaataaatttaactgttaACTTTTTCTTACAAAACCAAGCattcacattatttaaaatagtatttgctTCAAAGTACAAGTTATCGATTATTAGTTCAGATATTAATATAGCCAAACATCAGCAAAACTTATCAActccatattttatatttatacctattcaataaataatttataaaaaagataaaaaaacagGGGACTTAAAACTGTTCCCTGCTGAACTCCACAAGTTATGCCTATCCTACTAATACTATAAACATCATTTACTTAAACTATTTGAGTTCTTTCACTTCAAAAAGATTTTAGTTGGTAGGTTATTAGCAACTCCACGAATACCTGAATATTCTAGCTTTTTTTAGCAAGAACTCATGATTTACGCATTCAAAGACTTTTTGAACGTCTAGAAATATACcgattactttattaaatataatcaatgtatCTACAAATGAAGTTATTCAGTTTAAAAAACACATCAGTTTTTGACATACCAGCTAAAAATCCAAACTgtgaacttaaaaattaattattgaaaaaaaaaattaataaacgatTTTTGATAAAGTTTATGATAGTGAGATAGATCTAAAATTTTCACATGATGATCTATTACCTGATTTAAATAGtggaattacaataaaatttttaaacactaaaagaAAGTCACCAAATTAATAaagacattaataattaatgacaatGGTATAGATTCTATACTATGGAAATTTTTATAAGGATGTAATTTGTTAAACTATATTCCAAAAtagaattatagtttttaatcttATCAATAAATTCACTAATATCTTCACTActaattagattaagaaaaatactGACATTGAtctaatttttatcattgaaattaattatatcaaaatgtatgtcctatttctaaattatttccTACGTTTACAAAAAAGTCATTAAATTCATTACAAATTTCAGTTTTAGATTC encodes the following:
- the LOC132926329 gene encoding ATP-dependent RNA helicase vasa-like — encoded protein: MSDGGWDDESGSSNQRGRGRGGSRGGRGRGSFNRNNDFDSQGEDSWGNGGAGGGDDWPGDNDGDRDGGSRGRGRGRGRGGRGGSRMDRNNGDEEGGVFGDDQQPPVSDKPRPTYVPPEIDENDEYGIGVGSNFDKYENIQVKVSGDSVPKHIESFKSSGLREVLIEKLVKCNYSTPTPIQKYAIPVIISGRDMMATAQTGSGKTAAFVLPIVHTLLSNPQDLVFDRDYCEPQCVIMSPTRELAIQIRDVVFKLTQGTCIRQSILYGGTATGYQRNTLANGIHILVATPGRLNDFVGRGYVSFKSLRFFVLDEADRMLDMGFKPDIEKILNHETMVDIHTRQTLLFSATLADDIQMLSKAYLKPNYVFVAVGEIGGACKDVKQEIREVSKFEKKKELIKVLESLEDCQGTMVFVEQKRNADFIAAFLSEKDYPTTSIHGDREQPEREQALRDFKNNKMKILVATAVAARGLDIKGVNCVINFDMPSSIDEYVHRIGRTGRLGNSGRAVSFYDSSSDNNLSSDLVRILKQADQEVPSFLDGGGSYGGNSYGGSSNACNDVRQTSQPAAAAAADDEW